A genomic stretch from Silurus meridionalis isolate SWU-2019-XX chromosome 1, ASM1480568v1, whole genome shotgun sequence includes:
- the LOC124388872 gene encoding 1,25-dihydroxyvitamin D(3) 24-hydroxylase, mitochondrial — translation MRAQIQKAPAQILEVLKKKSVGLQHCKPTSSVCVLDSKDALPCPGHTFQSIPGPTSWPLVGNLIDIIRRGGLQKQHQTVMDYHKKFGKIFRMKMGSFESVNIGAPCLLEALYRKEGNYPQRLEIKPWKAYRDLRDEAYGLLILEGKDWQRVRSTFQHKFMKPNEVVKLDGKINEVLADFLNRIGEVNMDGKINDLYFELNKWSFETICYVLYDKRFGILKENADEEATDFITAIKTMMNMFGKMMVTPVSLHKSLNTKTWQNHTAAWDCIFNTAKIYIDKKLKSGDTHGFLSDIYHNCPLTKKELYAAITELQIGGVETTANSALWAIFNLSRNPHAQDKLLKEIRDVVPAGQVPCAEHIKNMPYLKACLKESMRLSPSIPFTSRTLDRDTLLGEYSLPKGTVLMINSQALGSNEEYFDNGKQFMPERWLENKNSINPFAHVPFGIGKRMCIGRRLAELQIQLALCWLIRDYKIAATDYEPVEAVHTGTLVPNRELPVAFIHR, via the exons ATGAGAGCACAGATTCAGAAAGCCCCAGCGCAGATCCTTGAGGTGCTGAAGAAGAAGTCTGTCGGGCTGCAACACTGTAAACCAACATCCTCGGTGTGTGTGCTGGACTCCAAAGATGCTTTGCCCTGCCCTGGACACACTTTCCAGTCCATCCCAGGCCCAACAAGCTGGCCCCTGGTGGGGAACCTCATTGACATCATACGGAGAGGCGGCTTACAGAAACAGCACCAGACTGTG ATGGATTACCATAAGAAATTTGGCAAAATCTTTCGTATGAAAATGGGCTCATTCGAATCAGTGAACATTGGAGCGCCTTGCTTGCTGGAAGCTCTGTATAGGAAAGAGGGTAACTATCCCCAGAGACTGGAAATTAAACCATGGAAGGCATACAGAGATCTGCGAGATGAGGCTTACGGACTTCTCATCTT GGAAGGAAAGGACTGGCAAAGAGTAAGAAGCACTTTTCAGCATAAATTCATGAAACCAAATGAAGTCGTGAAACTCGATGGGAAAATTAATGAG GTTTTAGCCGATTTCCTTAATAGGATTGGAGAGGTTAATATGGACGGGAAGATCAACGACTTGTATTTCGAATTGAACAAGTGGTCCTTTGAAa caatTTGCTATGTGCTCTATGACAAACGATTTGGGATTTTGAAAGAAAACGCTGATGAAGAGGCAACTGACTTTATCACAGCGATAAAAACG atGATGAACATGTTTGGCAAGATGATGGTGACTCCAGTTAGTCTTCACAAGAGCCTGAACACAAAGACATGGCAAAACCACACGGCTGCTTGGGACTGTATTTTTAATACAG caaaaatcTACATTGACAAGAAGTTGAAGAGTGGAGATACCCATGGTTTCCTTAGTGATATCTACCATAACTGTCCACTTACCAAGAAGGAGCTGTATGCAGCAATAACCGAACTCCAGATTGGGGGTGTGGAAACA ACGGCCAACAGTGCACTATGGGCCATTTTCAATCTCTCACGAAACCCCCATGCTCAGGACAAGTTGTTAAAGGAGATCAGAGATGTTGTACCTGCTGGACAGGTTCCATGTGCTGAGCATATTAAAAACATGCCATATCTCAAGGCATGTCTGAAGGAGTCCATGAG ACTTTCACCCTCCATCCCCTTTACAAGCCGAACTTTGGACAGAGACACCTTGCTTGGGGAATACAGTTTACCTAAAGGG ACAGTTTTGATGATCAACAGCCAAGCACTTGGGTCTAATGAGGAGTACTTTGACAATGGGAAGCAGTTCATGCCAGAAAGGTGGCTCGAGAACAAAAACTCTATCAACCCATTTGCTCACGTACCTTTTGGCATAGGCAAAAGGATGTGCATTGGCCGGCGCCTGGCTGAGCTACAGATACAGCTCGCTCTGTGCTGG TTAATTCGTGATTATAAGATTGCAGCAACAGATTATGAGCCAGTGGAAGCTGTACATACTGGAACACTTGTGCCCAACCGAGAGCTTCCCGTGGCTTTCATTCATCGATAA